The sequence AATTTGGAGATATAGCTAGCACTGGACCTGGTAGAAACTGGGCTCACGTAAATAGTGTTGACTATGATCCAAATGATGACTCTATTGTTATATCAAGCCGTCACCAAAGTGCTATGATAAAAATTGGTAGAGATAAACAAGTTAAATGGATAGCAGGAGCTCACAAAGGTTGGGGAGAAAAATTCAAAGATAAGCTACTTCAACCAGTTGATAGCAAAGGTAATAAAATAGTTTGTGATGATGAGTATTCAAAATGTCCTGGATACTTAAATGATGAAGGTGGATTTGACTGGACATGGACACAACATACAGCATTCATAATTGATTCTAAAACAAATAAAGATATTCTTTACTTAGCAGCATTTGACAACGGCGATGCAAGAGGTGTAGAACAACCAGCATTAGCTGATATGAAATACTCACGTGCAGTTATTTATAAAATTGATCAAAACAAAATGACAATAGAACAAGTTTGGGAATATGGAAAACAAAGAGGTTCAGATTGGTTTAGTGCTGTTACAAGCCTAACAGAATACCATGATGACAAAGATTCAGTTGTTGTATACTCAGCCACAGCTGGAATGCAATTTGACATTGCAAAAGGTGTTCCTGTTGGAGATCCAGCTCCTGAACTTTTAGAGTTTAAATGGGGTGCAAAAGAACCATCCCTTCAAATAAGATTTGAAGGAACAGGTATAGGCTATCAAGCAATGCCAATTAGCCTTGAAAAAGCTTTTAACCATAAAAAATAAACCATAATTAACCCCCCTCTTTAATCGGGGGGGGGTTATATCTTATTTTAATTTCTATTTATTTACAAAACTTTCTTTTATTTTTTACTAAAGCTCAATTATATATACATAAAATGACTTTTATAAAAATAAGAAATTATTAAATATATAAAGTATTTAAATAACTTAGGTGCCATAGAAGCAAAAATAGCCAATTAAGTCTTTTATTTTAATAGCAACTTAGGCATTAAATTTCATTAAAAACATAGAACAACAGTTAAATATCACGGTTAAGCTTAAAGAATTTTAATGTGTAAAATATCTTTATTTGCAATATTGAAATAGTTTAATTTTTAATATTAAATAAGAGTATTTAAGAAATAAACCCACAAAATAACTATAATAGGTGCAAATAAAGCAACTATAACTCCAAGCTTTATAAAGTCTTTAGTTTTTACTATTCCTGTAGAAAATATTATGGCATTTGGTGGGGTTGATATTGGTAAAACCATAGCTAAAGATGCACTAAGTGCAACTGCTATTATTATAAAGTCAAATTGTTCAAAAGTAATACTAAACGCTAATACTAATGGTAAAATAATATTTGCAGCAGCTGTATTGCTCATGAAATTTGAAATTAAGATGATTATATATGAAAAAATTAGCATAAAAATTATGACGCTTAAATCCTTAAAGTTAAAAAGATTAGCAAACCATAAAGCAAGACCACTTTTTGATACTGCTATACCTAGTGAAAGTCCTCCAACTATGAGTATAATAACATCCCATCTAACAAGTCTTATATCATCCATATCTATAATTCCAAAAATTGTAAATACAATAACAGGAACAAAGGCCACAACTGATGTTGGGATATTATGTATACTTCCAGTAAGCCAAAGCAAAACAGTAATGAAAAAAGTTACAACCGTCATAATTTTTTTCCAAGTTGGTATAATTTTGCTATGTTTTATCTTTGCTATAGAGTCGTCAAATTGTGCGATATCTGCTATGCAGGAAATATCTATATGTTTTTGTGAAGTAGGATAAAATTTGATTAGATAAAATCTGAGTAAAAATGTGATTATTAAAGCTGGAATAGCTCCATAAAGCATCCACTCTAGGAAATTTGGTGCGGTTTCACCTAAAAGGCCAACTGCTATTGCATTTGGTGGTGTTCCAATGATAGTTCCCATTCCACCTATATTAGCACCAACTGCGATAGAAAGCAAAAGACCTTTTGCAAACTTATCATCTTTTTTAAGTGAGTGAATAATAGGCATAACAGCTGTAAACATCATAGCAGTAGTTGCTGTATTTGACATAAACATAGAAAAAATAAAAGTAATAAAAAGAATTGCTGTTAAAATATGTTTAGGATCATCTCCAACTAAGTATAATATTTTCTTAGTAAACCATAAGTCAAGCCTTGTTTTCGAAGCTGCAACACCCATAATAAAACCGGAAAAAAATAAAAACACTAATGGGCTACCCCAAGGCTGTAGATATACTGCCCAGTTAGA is a genomic window of Campylobacter blaseri containing:
- a CDS encoding SLC13 family permease; amino-acid sequence: MLEKINFAPFKFIISLVFALIITFCPEYTDLNEKATLSLFILLFATGLWMSEAVPAFAVSLLVIFLNVILLGFNSFNFADSNSNWAVYLQPWGSPLVFLFFSGFIMGVAASKTRLDLWFTKKILYLVGDDPKHILTAILFITFIFSMFMSNTATTAMMFTAVMPIIHSLKKDDKFAKGLLLSIAVGANIGGMGTIIGTPPNAIAVGLLGETAPNFLEWMLYGAIPALIITFLLRFYLIKFYPTSQKHIDISCIADIAQFDDSIAKIKHSKIIPTWKKIMTVVTFFITVLLWLTGSIHNIPTSVVAFVPVIVFTIFGIIDMDDIRLVRWDVIILIVGGLSLGIAVSKSGLALWFANLFNFKDLSVIIFMLIFSYIIILISNFMSNTAAANIILPLVLAFSITFEQFDFIIIAVALSASLAMVLPISTPPNAIIFSTGIVKTKDFIKLGVIVALFAPIIVILWVYFLNTLI